A single Chanos chanos chromosome 8, fChaCha1.1, whole genome shotgun sequence DNA region contains:
- the zgc:110410 gene encoding protein lifeguard 1: MERDNTNGNQRPPPYNQAYNQHYGPGPGDNVGVTNVAVIPVAGEYGNAGLPPPDYTTGLEDITCFSDAAIRRGFIRKVYLTLMVQLLVTVGIICAFLYWDTLNSWVRYTSWFTITMMAGTFLLVIVLACCGDVRRKVPVNFFLLGLFTIMEGLMLGSVTVYYDAEAVLWAVGATALVSFAMSVFAMQSKWDFTAASGCMWAIGWTLFSFALLCAILRSQYAYIAYASLGTLVFSIYLVMDTQLMLGGKHKYSVSPEEYIFAALNLYLDIVTIFLLILQLIGLCR, from the exons atggagagagacaacacaaacGGGAATCAGCGTCCCCCGCCCTACAACCAAGCTTACAATCAGCACTATGGGCCTGGGCCTGGAGACAATGTCGGAGTGACAAACGTGGCTGTAATCCCTGTGGCTGGGGAATATGGCAATGCAGGTCTTCCACCACCAGATTACACAACAGGCCTTGAAGACATAACCTGTTTCTCTGATGCAGCCATAAGGAGAG GCTTCATACGGAAAGTCTACTTGACTCTTATGGTTCAGCTATTAGTTACAGTTGGGATTATCTGTGCATTCCTGTATTG GGACACACTGAATAGCTGGGTGAGATACACTAGTTGGTTCACCATCACCATGAT GGCAGGAACATTTCTTCTTGTCATTGTGCTTGCTTGCTGTGGGGATGTCCGTCGAAAGGTTCCAGTGAACTTCTTTTTATTGGGGTTATTT ACCATCATGGAGGGTCTCATGCTTGgatctgtgacagt GTACTACGATGCTGAAGCAGTGCTCTGGGCTGTGGGTGCCACTGCATTGGTGTCCTTTGCTATGAGTGTCTTTGCAATGCAGTCCAAA TGGGACTTTACAGCAGCTAGTGGATGTATGTGGGCCATAGGCTGGACTCTATTctcatttgcattgctttgtgCAATCTTGAGATCTCAG TACGCCTACATAGCCTATGCATCACTGGGAACACTGGTCTTCTCTATT tACTTGGTCATGGATACACAGCTCATGCTTGGTGGGAAACATAAATACAGTGTCAGCCCAGAAGAATATATCTTTGCAGCTCTAAATCTGTACCTTGACATTGTCACAATTTTCTTACTGATACTTCAACTGATTGGACTTTGTCGTTGA
- the zhx2a gene encoding zinc fingers and homeoboxes protein 2a, translating to MSSRRKSTTPCMIRPNDLIDQDEPEEMDSCVDSTVENGSSHVPSNEDWTNGESPTCSAREAPEPEKAEPEKKPQKKLQGGYECKYCPFSTQNLNEFKEHVDSNHPNVILNPLYLCAVCNFNTKKFDTLTEHNEKCHPGESNFKFKRIKLNSQTILEQTIEGSNCAVIYDSTSSQAGEDYSTYPLSKSTGVKIGKPKTENKRSLVDSQMDKLNPELPKKQITAVNVNGTVIIPEATLKDGLSHIMPSLQRPPNFNLVPKIAVPLNTSKYNPSLDGNLTLITSFNKFPYPTQAELSWLTAASKHPEEQIKVWFTTQRLKQGISWSPEEVEEARKKMFNGTIQPVQQAFTVLPAQLTQSSKASQPLIQTVPCHVLGQSSLVLTPVANGSTATCAPIALTVANQVAQAVKRPLTAPVVTPEVKRPSIIQTVQTAPKSVSPSPSLSSDCKKTPDQIRELKASYTLCEFPDDEEVYRLIEMTGLSWGEITKWFSDQRHGNHKSEQKIKTEKDCQPLKLVATQFPLLERVKGKSSEQMKMLEESFQRTSFPTQAEIDHLVADTRLSRNEIDCWFKERRALRDNLEQALLNSMGSKRLEQHLQRGSLNGVHEQESRARSSPVPILTSTVCPEPIDGKSLGLLKEMFAQTQWPSPEEYNQLEIQTGLARTDIVRWFKDNRSAFKNGTLEWMEQFQNMSSKRPNGQNSSSLVTEQAQSVLQRHFQEANMVKGEDVERLAERSKITNQEIVDWFTNKLGHSMPDISKNRDQHGQASVDNGRWVKVSMAANNDDKDLETQKVTSDLASEVLTTEHRVTG from the coding sequence ATGTCCAGTCGAAGAAAGTCCACAACCCCTTGCATGATCCGACCTAACGACTTAATAGATCAGGATGAACCAGAAGAGATGGACTCCTGTGTGGACAGCACGGTTGAAAATGGATCCTCTCACGTGCCTTCCAACGAGGACTGGACTAACGGCGAGAGCCCCACGTGTTCTGCGCGGGAGGCACCTGAACCTGAGAAGGCCGAGCCAGAGAAGAAACCACAGAAGAAGCTTCAGGGAGGATATGAATGCAAATACTGTCCCTTCTCCACACAGAACCTGAATGAGTTCAAAGAGCATGTGGATTCCAACCATCCCAATGTTATCCTCAAccctctgtatctgtgtgctgTCTGCAACTTCAACACAAAAAAGTTTGACACGTTAACGGAGCACAATGAAAAATGTCATCCCGGGGAGAGTAACTTCAAGTTTAAGAGAATCAAACTCAACAGTCAGACTATTCTTGAGCAGACAATCGAAGGCTCAAATTGTGCGGTCATATACGACTCAACGAGTTCCCAAGCTGGAGAAGATTATTCCACTTATCCTTTAAGCAAATCCACAGGAGTGAAGATTGGTAAACCAAAAACGGAAAACAAGCGGTCACTGGTTGATAGTCAGATGGATAAACTCAATCCAGAGCTCCCAAAAAAGCAGATTACTGCTGTGAATGTAAATGGAACTGTGATAATCCCAGAGGCGACGCTTAAAGATGGACTTTCTCACATAATGCCATCCCTACAACGGCCGCCTAATTTCAATTTAGTACCAAAAATTGCTGTTCCTTTGAATACTTCAAAATACAACCCCTCTCTGGATGGCAATTTGACCCTCATCACTTCTTTCAACAAGTTTCCGTATCCAACCCAAGCTGAGCTGTCATGGCTCACTGCAGCCTCTAAGCACCCAGAGGAACAAATTAAAGTCTGGTTCACAACCCAGCGCCTTAAACAGGGCATCAGCTGGTCtccagaggaggtggaggaggcaCGCAAAAAAATGTTCAATGGAACAATCCAACCGGTGCAACAAGCCTTCACTGTATTGCCTGCACAGTTAACCCAGTCCTCTAAAGCCTCACAGCCTCTCATCCAGACCGTCCCTTGCCACGTCCTTGGACAATCCAGCTTGGTGTTGACACCAGTTGCAAATGGTTCAACTGCAACCTGTGCTCCTATTGCGCTAACTGTGGCAAATCAAGTTGCACAGGCTGTCAAAAGGCCCCTTACTGCTCCTGTGGTTACACCTGAAGTGAAGAGACCATCAATAATTCAGACGGTTCAGACAGCTCCCAAGTCTGTTTCACCCAGTCCCAGTCTGTCTTCAGACTGTAAAAAAACACCAGACCAGATCAGAGAGCTAAAAGCCAGCTATACCTTGTGTGAGTTTCCCGACGACGAGGAGGTATATCGTCTCATTGAGATGACTGGCCTTTCCTGGGGAGAGATAACAAAGTGGTTCAGTGATCAGCGCCATGGAAATCATAAAAGTGAGCAAAAGATAAAGACTGAGAAAGATTGCCAGCCATTGAAACTGGTAGCCACTCAGTTCCCCCTtctggagagagtgaagggtaaGTCCTCtgagcaaatgaaaatgttagaGGAGAGTTTCCAAAGGACCAGCTTCCCGACACAAGCTGAGATTGACCACCTGGTGGCTGACACTAGACTTTCCAGAAATGAAATTGATTGCTGGTTTAAGGAGCGTCGTGCACTACGGGATAATCTGGAACAAGCTCTGCTGAACTCTATGGGCTCTAAAAGACTGGAGCAGCATCTGCAGAGAGGATCCCTGAATGGTGTCCATGAACAAGAGAGCAGGGCTAGGTCCTCACCGGTTCCCATTCTGACTTCGACAGTTTGCCCTGAACCTATTGACGGCAAATCGCTGGGCCTTCTCAAAGAAATGTTTGCACAAACGCAGTGGCCATCACCAGAAGAATATAACCAACTGGAAATACAGACAGGACTAGCTCGCACAGACATAGTCCGCTGGTTCAAAGATAACCGATCTGCCTTTAAGAATGGAACGTTAGAGTGGATGGAACAGTTTCAGAATATGAGCAGCAAAAGACCAAACGGACAGAACAGTTCATCACTGGTTACAGAGCAAGCTCAGAGTGTTCTGCAAAGGCACTTCCAAGAGGCCAACATGGTGAAAGGGGAGGATGTCGAACGGCTGGCGGAACGCTCAAAGATCACTAACCAGGAAATTGTggactggttcaccaacaagCTTGGACACAGTATGCCAGATATCAGCAAGAATAGGGACCAACATGGACAGGCAAGTGTGGATAATGGGAGATGGGTTAAGGTGTCCATGGCTGCCAACAATGACGACAAAGACTTGGAAACACAAAAAGTTACTTCAGATCTGGCTTCAGAAGTTTTGACGACAGAGCATAGAGTGACAGGGTGA
- the fam8a1b gene encoding protein FAM8A1: protein MDNAKDSSASSQDAARVTTSDYCAKLQEWMWQYYYGYVNWQNWMAISTFSFPPCFPAPATNQTQSTSMMGLDTSSVDIRNWYSSPFLLSVPPFVPSAAAGNVSQAGEAAGQSSPTAVAGPVQQTPGPPQRQQQNGNVQQPGREYSIPSPFQRFLAEMVDFFILFFIKATIIISIMHLSGMKDVSKFAMHFIVEEIDEDTSMEELQKMMLVALVYRILVCFYEIICIWGAGGATPGKFLIGLRVVTCDTSVLVQPNRVLVVPATNVTLSASTVRALNKNFSIAFFFPAFITLLFFQHNRTVYDIVAGTIVVKRNRVR from the exons ATGGATAATGCCAAAGACAGTTCAGCGAGCAGTCAGGACGCGGCCCGTGTCACCACCTCGGATTACTGCGCAAAGTTGCAAGAGTGGATGTGGCAGTATTATTACGGATATGTAAATTGGCAAAACTGGATGGctatttctacattttcttttcctccctgttTTCCAGCTCCGGCAACAAATCAAACCCAGAGTACATCTATGATGGGGTTAGATACATCCAGTGTAGACATTCGGAACTGGTACAGCAGTCCATTTCTATTATCTGTTCCCCCGTTTGTCCCCTCTGCCGCTGCAGGTAATGTGAGTCAGGCTGGGGAAGCAGCTGGTCAGAGTTCACCCACTGCCGTTGCAGGGCCCGTGCAACAAACACCTGGTCCACCGCAGCGACAGCAGCAAAATGGAAACGTACAACAACCAG GGCGGGAGTATTCCATACCTTCTCCTTTTCAACGATTCTTGGCCGAAATGGTGGATTTCTTTATCCTTTTCTTCATAAAGGCAACCATAATTATCAGCATAATGCACTTGAGTGGAATGAA GGATGTATCAAAATTTGCCATGCATTTCATTGTGGAGGAAATCGACGAAGACACATCCATGGAAGAACTGCAGAAGATGATGCTAGTAGCCCTTGTATACAGGATACTTGTGTGCTTCTATGAG ATCATATGCATATGGGGAGCAGGTGGAGCGACTCCAGGGAAGTTCCTGATTGGCTTACGGGTAGTCACATGTGACACTTCAGTTCTTGTACAACCCAACCGGGTTCTTGTTGTACCAGCAACTAATGTCACACTCTCTGC GTCGACAGTACGAGCCTTGAACAAAAATTTTTCCATTGCCTTCTTCTTCCCAGCGTTCATCACGCTTCTGTTCTTCCAGCACAACCGGACTGTGTATGATATTGTGGCTGGCACTATCGTGGTGAAAAGGAATAGGGTCAGATGA